CCACTAGAGTATCAAGGCATTCAATACAAGCCGGCGTCGAATCTGTGGTGGATGGGGGCACCTTTGTCGCTGAAGCCAGTGTACGTTGCGGTGCCGCTTGGCCCGCAGGTAGGCGCGACTGGTGGCGCGCCAAAGGGCTCAGTAGACAAGGCATCCGGGTCGCATGCGGACGGCATCGCGGCGGCTGACTCTGATCACGGTGACAAGGCTGCGGGAGACACAGTGTCGCGCCCAGTGGCTTCTCccatcgccgtcggcgccgacgacgcaaCAGCGCAAAAGGAGACTGGTGACAACACGAGTAGCCCCCTTCTTGTGGAACTCGGGGGCCGCACGGCACAGGGTGAGTTCGAGTTCCGGCACTCCCGCTCCTCCAGTCCCAACATGTGCTGCCCGAGCCAGAGTGCAGTGCTCCCGGCGGAGGGGCTAGCGTCCcaggtggcggctgccgcatcCTCTCCGTCGGTGCCGAGGGTTTCGCTTCCTTTGGTCAGCAATGCACAAGCTCGGCACGTTGCAgtggaggcgacggtgctggcgcagctggagctcTTTGACTTGACAGCCGGTAGCTGCACATGTGCAAGCTcgctcgccgtcgtccgcACGGGTGACGACGAGCTGGGTCTCGCAACGACGACACCGCAGTACGCGCTAGACTGCATGCTGTGGCAGTGGTGGCCACACCGTGtccggctgccgcggcttgCCTCCGGCAACGCTGCCctgtcggcggtggcgtcgccgcatGCGGCACTTGATCGCTACGCCGTTTTCGTGTACGATGCACATCAAAGCCGCGTGTTCGTGCTCCGCacgccgcacctgcgcagcggcaccggtgACTTCGAGCTactcttctcttttccatGTGGCAGCCTGCCATTTGTCCTGCCGTGTTTGCGAGCGCCGCACCCAGCACCCATCGCCGTGTGCAACTACCCCCGCCCCAACTGCATCTCCGTCTACGATgtcatggcgctgctggatgcCCCGGCGGCCACCACGGTAGCTATGGAGCTCGACCTAGAAACGTACCAGGCGAACCACTCGGCCTTCTTCGGGAAAGTGTGCACATCTTCAAGCGGCGATGATAGTGCACTTTCCGGAGGAGCTGATATTTTATCGACGAACGGCAGCTCGACCCGTGGTTTCATGCCAGCGCCTCCACTCCCCACCGGAGCTGCAGACAACGCCATGGCGCGCTccgtcaccgctgcttcATGGAGGGCGGATGCCATTAACGGCGTGTCCCACCCCATCCGCAACATCTTGTACCACTATCAGAATCGCCTCGTCGTACAGTACGCCTGGCCCAGCGGCTCtgcgcagccggcagcgacggaggGCGCAGACGACGCTGGTGCGGGATTCGCGTCGTCGTGCGGTAGCGGCGAGTACGAGGCGGATAGCGATCAGAGTGTGCGTagtcgccaccggcgccgtcgccgctgcgaaGGCACGGTCTCGTTCACCGTCGAATTCCCGGCGATCACACTCGATCAGGATCCGTTGCTCGCCTTTGTGCTCGAGGCACTGAGCGCCGCCCTTGGCGCCCGCGCAGTGGCGGCTCTCGAGTACATCCTTTTCGCGGAGCTGTGGCACCGCAAGTGCCgggcggctgccgttgctgaTGCCTTTGACCTTTgcgcacggctgctgcgcaagatTTTCAGATGTGAATGCGGTTGCTCCGACCCGGCGCTCGCGTGTGCGAGCGCGcgggcggagctgcagcaggcagcAGAAGACCCCGAGGCTACGGCGTGCGGGTCGGAGGCCATGACggaagctgcagcgcctcatGTCTTTGTGGATCCTTCGACCGTGACGCTTCAGCAGATTCGTCGGACCATCGCGCGGCTCCACACCGCAGACGCACCGGCGTGCtggagaaaggaggaggaggagagcagcaccaccagcgtCGTCAAAACCCCCATTCCCGTCCGGCGGGGGGCGATTGACGCGTACGCGTGGACGAGGCAAGAGCGTGGCTTGGCTTTGGTAGCACTGCATCTGCTGTTTGAGGCGTGCCGTGCACAGGAGCATCTCtggccactgctgccgcgttTGGCGAGCGTGAACCGGGACCTGAGCGACGCCTTGCAGTGGCCTTCCTACGTAGAGTACTATGACGTTATGTGTCCCAGGCTCTTCGcagcccctccgcctccgtcacaGATATCACCGACGCAGAGCTTTACGGACAGCCTCCCGGCGAGTGTGCTGCAATGTCACTTCGACTCGCTGGAGAGGCCGGAcaacgccgcagcgctgcgagcgTGCTGTGCCACGTCCGTGGCACCGTCAGCCGCCGAGTTCGCGAGCGGCGACGCACCGGCGCTTTTTTCGGCGCTCTCCCTCACAGCAATGCGTAGCAGCATCCCCAGATCCGTTGCGGTGCCTTTTGGCACGTGGCCGCTCCTGAAGCACTTGCCAGATGCACACCCTATCGCACTCGTGAATCGCGTCGTGCTCCTCTACCGCGACATCTTCATCGCCTCAGCGGGTTCGCTAACTGCCACTTTGGCCTCGAGCGTGGACACCAGCAGAGGGGACGTTCTGGTGGACTCGCACGTTGATGCGACTTGGTGGCAGCGTATCTGTAGCCTGGTTCTGCAGCGGCACATCTCTTCGCGCGTGGTGCGGCACACCCtgaacgccgccgcggcgtacCCGCTTTTGGAGGCGTTGACAAAGGGACGTGAGTGTGCCGATTCCACGTGGCCAGCGGCACTCCTCGAACTGGTAGGCCGCCGGGACCGGTGCCCACCCACCTCGCGAACCGCGCAGATCTCGAGCGCTGGGCAGCACGTGGTGGAGACCGCGGAGGAGAACGCCGTCTCGCGTCAGTTCCGCGTGGCTTTggcggacgacgacggtgtCTCTGTGCGGCCGGACTTCCGGAAGACCTGGAGAGACTCTCGCCTCGATATGGTGCAGAATCTCTTTAACACGGTCGCCCCTATTTCGCTCTCGGGGTTCGAGGATCGGCCGGAGGAGCTCACCGGGGCGCTTGAGCTGCTCTCCTGCCGCACGCGAGCGATGCCGCTCGGTCGCGGCATGCTCACAATGTGCACGCAGAGCTTCAAGGTGCAGGATAGCATCCCCATTGCACCGCTCAATCTGAACGGGCGCACCAGCGACGGAATCAATGTTGCGAGCAAGCCGGCGGACGACCTCATGTGGCCTCTTTTTCACAATGGGTGCGCAGCCGGTCTCCGgtttctgccgctgccgccagcctTCTGCGCCGGCACAGGAGAAGCGCCGTTCGCGACGCAGGACGCGCTCGGAGACACGGATGCAAAGGAGGCAGCTGCCCTTTCGCTTCGTAACGTCACGCAGAGCATCACAAAACAGTGGGTCATGTACCAGACGAAGAACATTGGCGACCCCGCTTCGCGAGCCGGGCTCTTGCTCGCCACGGGTATCCTCGGCCACCtcacggtgctgcagcgcacggaTATTTTCTACCTTCTCATCTCGCGACAGGAGCAGTACGTCTGGCGCGAGGCCACAACgatggcggtgatgctggGGCTGAGCTGCAGCTTCTGCGGCACCGGAAACGAGGCAGTGTTCCGCTGCCTCTCGGTGCATGTGCAGTCGCTGAACCCGAGTGCCGAGGATATCGAGGTGTCCCTGGATGTGCAGACTGCAGCGCTTGTGTCCATGGGCCTTCTGTGCCAACAGTCGCCGTCTAACTCCTTTCTTGTGGAGGTCTTCCTCGTTGAGCTGTCGCGCCTGCCCACGGATGAGCACTGCACCAAGCGCGAGGGCTACGTGCTCGGCGCCGGCTTCGGCCTtggccagctgctgctcggcgtaGGCCAGTCGCACGGAGTGCAGCGCGTCGAGGACCGTCTGCTGGCCATCATGAGGGGTGaaccgcgcagcgccgccgtgtcAACGCGCGAGGGTGTCGAGCACTTCGAAGAAACGATGGGTCGCGGGGAGGCGGGGCATTTCCTCAcccgtgcgctgctgtcgcaggACGAGCGGGAGGCCACCTACAACGCATGTGCGAGTGTCTACGAAGGCGACTGCTACAACGTGTTCGTGTCCGGCCCAGCGGCTGCTATGGCGCTCGGCATGATGTATCTGAGGACTGATAGCGCGTTTATCGCGTCAaggatggcgccgccgaaTCGGCGCGCCGCTATGCAGAAGTTGACGCCTCTGATGTGCCACCTGCGGAGCATGATGGCCTCGCTGATTGGCTGGAGCTCGATCGAGCCAACGCGGCTGTGGCTCTACAACCAggtgccctcctccttgttGGAGCTGACGCAagcatcgctgccgcggctcgCCACACAGCAGATCAACTACTTGCTGATGAATCTTGCCCACTGTATCGCCGGGCACGTGATGGCGGTCGGGTTGCGGTTCGCAGGCACGATGAACAGCACAGCGCGCGACCTCATCTTCGCGGAGCTACAGGGCTTTCTCGCTGGCCGCGTTGGTTCCACCAAGGCCGCCACTCCCGCCGTACAGCGCGCGACAGGTGCGTATGAGACGTGTCTGCTGGCCTGTGCGAATGCGCTGAGTCTTGTCATGGCGGGCACAGGGGACTTGAGGGCGttagcgctgctgcagcagttgCACCGGCGCACAAATGTGCCCTACGGCTCTCACATGGCCATCTCCATGAGCATCGGCTTGTTATTCCTGGGAAGTGGGCGGTTGACACTGTGCAACAACATcaccgcggtggcggcgctgctcatgGCATTTTACCCGGTCTGGCCGAAGGACGCAGAGGACAACACGGGCCATTTGCAAGCGCTGCGACACTTGTATGGGCTGGCCGTGGTGCCGCGGGtcatggaggcggtggatgCCGTCAGTCACCAGCCTGTGTCGGTTCCTGTGCGCATCGTTCTGCGCAAGAAGAAATCTGCGGAAATGGACGCCGATGTGAGAGCTCAGCAGCGAACctcgcgtgctgctgcttctgatGCCGTGGAGCGCGCCGAGGACACCGAGCAGGCTATCCACACTGTCACCCCGTGCCTATACCCGCCAGTGGAGATGATTGAGCGGGTGGAGGTGCGCGGCACTCAATACTACCCACTTGTGTTCTACGCCTTCAGCAAGGAGCTCACACAGTCGGCGGGTATGCTGTTTCGCGTCATGGCGAAGGAGAGCGCCTCCTCACCAGTCTACAGTCGAGGCGGCGGGCGTGCTCTCTCTACCAGGACCTCAATCGAATCCAGGCTGCTCGGCTGGCTGCATCGACTCTTTCGCCAGAGCTCGACAACGATGACCGAGGCACTCACCATCATTGACAGCGTGAAGCTATTGTTACGGGTGCAACGCCCGCTCCTCTCCCGCACAACAGGGGGaggtgagctgctgctctccggcGACTTTGGGGAGGCCATTgcggaggcgatggagaGACGGTATGCGTTCATCTTCCTTCATGGTGGCGTGCCGGCCGTCGAGGGTGTGTCGAGTGATCCTCACCACCCACTTCGCCAGCTGATTCTCGAGGGCAAATCGCGCGCAGAGGTGTTTCAGTCCATCGCCCGCCATCCTCAGGGCACGGTGGCGTTTCCATGTGACTTCACAGCCCTTTCCGTCGGTTGCGCCTCTCCGGCAaacgggggaggagggaccACGATGGCGCCGATGTTGCCTGCAGAGCGGAACATGTGCCCTGTCATTGACACgggtgcgctggcgcgctggATGACAGAGGCGTTGCACTATTACGGTATAGGTCAGCGGGAGATCGCGCTGCTCCGGCGAGCCTTCACGGCCTTTTCCACGTCTGCGGCTGGTAGCCCGATGGGGACCAGCTGCGAGGGCTCATCTTCGGTGCAGCGACTTACAGCCCTCCTGCGGTTGcaggcgacgacgctgctgcctcttGCAACCCTCGAAAAGATCTGGGCCTGCTGCGTCTACTGAGGCGTGTATGCATCGAGCGAGGAGCCCTCGTTGTATGCGACTTGCAGGCGCAAACGAACGACACGACCAGAAAACAAGGAGATGCCAGGGTGcaagtgcgtgtgtgcgttctcACGGATAGAAGGAAGCGACATGAGGGGCCTACTGTTACTCGGATATTCAATGCAGAACGGCGCAGACCGTCGGTGACGGGCGCGCTAACGGGCCCTCGATACGCAAGCAGCTCTGCTTGCGCGTTTTGTCCAGCCCAGGCACCGTAGATCACACCTGGAGAAAGGGCAGCATATAGATAGGAGAAAGGAGTTGAATCTACGGCCAAGCAAAAAGGGTCTCCATCATTCTCGTAAAGCAACAAGCGGTAGCGCGCGGCTGACGAACGAGCCCCCTTTtttgtcgtttttttttttgtgagCTCGCCCTTCTTCCTGACTCTAGCTGCCATGCCTGTTTTCGCTGACGCTCCTGGGGCCATTATGCGTTGGGCGGCCTTCAAGACGTTTTCTAGCGCTTCGTTCTTTGAGAAACCGTCTGTTCACCCACCCCCTAGCACAGACCACGCCGTCTGTGCACGGGCATTCGTAGCGACTCATCCACTTCTCCTTCCTGTTCGCACTCTCCTGTACCTTctttgcgctgctgcttctcacCACATGGCTGATGCACTGCCGGGATGGGCGCACCTGGCACATGCGCGTTTAGTATCAACGTGCTGCGCGCCCCGCGCGATTTCttcgtcgccaccgtcgctttttttttttcgccgtTTCACAAGTTGTGTCGATCCCTCCCGCAATCCTTCTCTCATTGGAAGCGTCTGGAAAGGGTCAGGCGTGAAAGGCTTACACCTGAATCACTGCAAGTTGCCGCTCTCCCTAAATTTCCTCGGAAGCCATCATGGACGAGGATCGACTCATCATGTTCGATAGCAACGGCGCTATTCGCATGTACGACCCTGAAAAGTATGACGAACTTGTGAAGACAgtcgaggtggagcggcgctACGTGGAGAAGATGGATGAGTTCCGCGCTCTCGTGCAGCGCACAATGGCCATTGTCCAGCGCCTCGGCGAAGCGATCGAGGCTGAGAAACTAAAAGCGATTGGATTCCGAAACATCGTCGAAAGCGAGTCTGAGGAGCGTTTCCGCGCCGTCCAGGAGGCCCAGATACGGCTGCGTGAGAAGCAGATGGAGCTAGATCGCTACGTCGCGGAGTACGAGTCTCTGAAGCTCGTAGAGCAGGAACAGCAGACGTTCTTCCAGCATCTTAGCCAGGCCAAGGATTAAAGCGCAGCaattcagcagcagcgtgtggCTCACAAGACGAATCTGCTTTTGAGAATGGTGAGCCGCTACAGTGCTGCCCAACGAACGGAGAGAGTAGACGAGGAAAACGAAATGTCTCGCACGGCACGTGAGACGGAAGCCGTTCAGCCGTACACGCGTTTCACGCGTGCGGGATTGTGCACGTGGGcccttcgcctctcttccttGGCGTGGATGCTTTGCTAGCTCTGCGTCGTATAGACCTttgtgctggtgtgctgGTGGTACATGCTGGCGCGTGAGCGTGAGCGAGTGTTGGCGGTTTCTTGTGTTGCCTTGCAGCTACGATGTATGTAAACTACGTCTCAATAAAGCACGCCCACCGCCGGTTGCTGTAACCTCCGTTTTCCTACTgatctcgctctctctgcgtaTATAGCCTTCTGCTGCACTTCTTTGTTCATGTGTTCAACTCTGCCCTCGAGTATCTGTGGCCGCGATAGaccgcgcatgcgcacgggAGTAGCACCAACTGAGGGAGACCAGCGGCGAGGCGTGTGGAGGCAGGGCTCTAGGGAGTTGTTTGGCCTGTCATTGTGAAATAGCGCCTCGCGCCCCTTGAGGCGAATGCCTTCAATTAAGCCTATCATCCAGCCTGATCGGTACGAATATAGATGCAATGCAGACACACAAAGGCAGCGTGGAGGCGAGTTGCTCTTGCCCGTCTCGGGAAAGTcgagccccctcccccttcccccgctccctcccttgCACACCCACCCCGGTCAACTCGCTCCTCCTTAGTGTtggagaagggagagacaTAAACGACTGcccgctgctgatgttgaCCTAGTTCGCAATCAttctctcccttctcgctgccgctcctcctcttctttccgaGAGTTCGCAGGGCATTATTtcttgtatgtgtgtgtaggtgtcGGGCGCACGCCACCAGCCCCTCCGGCTCCACCACCGATAAAAAGACCAAAACATTGGGCTTCTAGCTCCTACTCTCAAGAGCGTGCCATCGCGCTTCACGTTTCGCCTACCCTCTGTCTTCCTCATCTCAActgccgcctcgcctctcttctgCCTCCCCTCATTTTTGTAACCGCTTTCCGTTCTCTCTCACGAGCCTTTGCTGCCTTCGATGTGAGGCAGGTGCCTTcatc
Above is a window of Leishmania donovani BPK282A1 complete genome, chromosome 30 DNA encoding:
- a CDS encoding cyclosome subunit-like protein produces the protein MSLSPYTIDVGPCKADGRRDVFLQWHQRPCFSTTHRGITRVCLAKWPARSRTDMALETNDVDESEALRAQRTEQVYQTLLEFGDPQGPPTSPQLMCSDHDAAGNDNDARSPLEQYLCVFHREELADQYGRYTFVQPHTICTAYRIADSTALELVLHNITPTDISAAAAGVFVRGHRQSNKGLPSSTPLEYQGIQYKPASNLWWMGAPLSLKPVYVAVPLGPQVGATGGAPKGSVDKASGSHADGIAAADSDHGDKAAGDTVSRPVASPIAVGADDATAQKETGDNTSSPLLVELGGRTAQGEFEFRHSRSSSPNMCCPSQSAVLPAEGLASQVAAAASSPSVPRVSLPLVSNAQARHVAVEATVLAQLELFDLTAGSCTCASSLAVVRTGDDELGLATTTPQYALDCMLWQWWPHRVRLPRLASGNAALSAVASPHAALDRYAVFVYDAHQSRVFVLRTPHLRSGTGDFELLFSFPCGSLPFVLPCLRAPHPAPIAVCNYPRPNCISVYDVMALLDAPAATTVAMELDLETYQANHSAFFGKVCTSSSGDDSALSGGADILSTNGSSTRGFMPAPPLPTGAADNAMARSVTAASWRADAINGVSHPIRNILYHYQNRLVVQYAWPSGSAQPAATEGADDAGAGFASSCGSGEYEADSDQSVRSRHRRRRRCEGTVSFTVEFPAITLDQDPLLAFVLEALSAALGARAVAALEYILFAELWHRKCRAAAVADAFDLCARLLRKIFRCECGCSDPALACASARAELQQAAEDPEATACGSEAMTEAAAPHVFVDPSTVTLQQIRRTIARLHTADAPACWRKEEEESSTTSVVKTPIPVRRGAIDAYAWTRQERGLALVALHLLFEACRAQEHLWPLLPRLASVNRDLSDALQWPSYVEYYDVMCPRLFAAPPPPSQISPTQSFTDSLPASVLQCHFDSLERPDNAAALRACCATSVAPSAAEFASGDAPALFSALSLTAMRSSIPRSVAVPFGTWPLLKHLPDAHPIALVNRVVLLYRDIFIASAGSLTATLASSVDTSRGDVLVDSHVDATWWQRICSLVLQRHISSRVVRHTLNAAAAYPLLEALTKGRECADSTWPAALLELVGRRDRCPPTSRTAQISSAGQHVVETAEENAVSRQFRVALADDDGVSVRPDFRKTWRDSRLDMVQNLFNTVAPISLSGFEDRPEELTGALELLSCRTRAMPLGRGMLTMCTQSFKVQDSIPIAPLNLNGRTSDGINVASKPADDLMWPLFHNGCAAGLRFLPLPPAFCAGTGEAPFATQDALGDTDAKEAAALSLRNVTQSITKQWVMYQTKNIGDPASRAGLLLATGILGHLTVLQRTDIFYLLISRQEQYVWREATTMAVMLGLSCSFCGTGNEAVFRCLSVHVQSLNPSAEDIEVSLDVQTAALVSMGLLCQQSPSNSFLVEVFLVELSRLPTDEHCTKREGYVLGAGFGLGQLLLGVGQSHGVQRVEDRLLAIMRGEPRSAAVSTREGVEHFEETMGRGEAGHFLTRALLSQDEREATYNACASVYEGDCYNVFVSGPAAAMALGMMYLRTDSAFIASRMAPPNRRAAMQKLTPLMCHLRSMMASLIGWSSIEPTRLWLYNQVPSSLLELTQASLPRLATQQINYLLMNLAHCIAGHVMAVGLRFAGTMNSTARDLIFAELQGFLAGRVGSTKAATPAVQRATGAYETCLLACANALSLVMAGTGDLRALALLQQLHRRTNVPYGSHMAISMSIGLLFLGSGRLTLCNNITAVAALLMAFYPVWPKDAEDNTGHLQALRHLYGLAVVPRVMEAVDAVSHQPVSVPVRIVLRKKKSAEMDADVRAQQRTSRAAASDAVERAEDTEQAIHTVTPCLYPPVEMIERVEVRGTQYYPLVFYAFSKELTQSAGMLFRVMAKESASSPVYSRGGGRALSTRTSIESRLLGWLHRLFRQSSTTMTEALTIIDSVKLLLRVQRPLLSRTTGGGELLLSGDFGEAIAEAMERRYAFIFLHGGVPAVEGVSSDPHHPLRQLILEGKSRAEVFQSIARHPQGTVAFPCDFTALSVGCASPANGGGGTTMAPMLPAERNMCPVIDTGALARWMTEALHYYGIGQREIALLRRAFTAFSTSAAGSPMGTSCEGSSSVQRLTALLRLQATTLLPLATLEKIWACCVY
- a CDS encoding intraflagellar transport (IFT) protein, putative; this encodes MDEDRLIMFDSNGAIRMYDPEKYDELVKTVEVERRYVEKMDEFRALVQRTMAIVQRLGEAIEAEKLKAIGFRNIVESESEERFRAVQEAQIRLREKQMELDRYVAEYESLKLVEQEQQTFFQHLSQAKD